A segment of the Promicromonospora sukumoe genome:
GCTTATCGCGTTCTTCATCGCGCTCGTCCTCGAACCGGGCACGGTGTGGCTGGTGCGGCGCGGGTGGCGCCGGGGCCTGGCGGCCGCGGCCACGCTGCTCGGCTCGCTGGTCGTGGTCATCGTGCTGATCGTGCTGTTCGGCAACCTGTTCGTGCAGCAGCTCGTCGCGCTCGCGCAGTCCGTGCCGCGGCTCTACGCGAGCGTGCAGCTCTTCCTCGTCGAGCGGTTCGACGTCGTGGTCCCCGACACCCAGAACCTGCTGCGGCAGGCGCTGGAGGAGTTCGGCGACGACGTCGCGTCGGGCGCGCTGCTGGTCGGCACCACCCTCGTCGGCGGGCTGCTCGCGACCCTCACGATCCTGCTCGTCTCCTACTACCTGCTGGCCGCCGGGCCCCGGTTCCGCGCCGCCGTCTGCGGCTGGCTGACGCCCGCCCGGCAGCAGGAGGTGCTGCACCTGTGGGAGGTCACCCAGGCGAAGGTGTCCGACTACATCGGCTCCCGCGTCGTCCTCGCCGCCGTCTCGACGGTGGTCACCTTCGCGTTCCTCGCGATCCTGGGGACGCCGTACTCGGTGCCGCTGGCCGTGTTCGTCGGCGTGGTGTCCCAGTTCGTGCCGACGATCGGCGCCTACCTCGGCGGCGCCCTGCCCACCATGGTCGCGCTGACCGCCCAGGGCTGGCCCCAGGCGGTGGGCGTGCTCGCCTTCGTCATCGCCTACCAGCAGTTCGAGAACCTGTACCTGGCCCCGAAGGTGTCGGCGCGGGCCCTGGAGATGAACGCCGCGGTCAGCCTGCTCGTGGTGCTCGCGTTCGGTGCGGTGTTCGGGGTGCTCGGCGCGTTCCTGGCGCTGCCGGTCGCCGCAACCATCCAGGCGACGGCGACCACGTACTTCCGGCGGCACGAGCTCGTGGAGTCGCACATGTTCCGCGACCCAGACGTTGAGGTCTGACGACGGCGCCGGGCGCTCAGCCCGCCGCCGGCTTGCGGGCGGCCAGCCGCTCGATGACGCCGCGGGTGAACCGGTCGTGCCGCTCGACGTCCAGCCCGGCCGCCCGGACGTGCAGGATCGGACGCCGTCGGAAGTGCTCGTTCTGGAACCGCACGCTGTAGAGCTCGGCGACCGCCTGGAGCATCCGCAGCGGCGCGGACGTGCTCACCACGTGGTCGGCGAGCAGCAGCAGGCCGCCGGGGCGCAGCACGCGCACCATCTCGTCGACCGCGCCGCCGTCGTCGGGCACGGCGCACAGGCCGAACGTGCAGACCACGGTGTCGAACGAGGCGTCGTCGAACTCCAGGTGCTGGGCGTCGCCTACGCGCAGGTCCACGGCGCGGCCCAGCTCGGCGGCGTGCCGGCGGGCCCGGTCGAGCATCGCCGGGCTGAGGTCCATCCCGGTCAGGGTGGCGTGCGCGGGGTAGAGGCCCAGGTTCAGGCCCGTCCCGACGGCGACCTCCAGGACCTGGCCGGTGGCCTGCCGGCACACCCAGTCGCGGGTGTCGCCGAACATCTGCTCGGCGCGCGCCATCTTGCTGTCGTAGGTCACCGACTGCCGGTCCCAGTGCCGGCGGATGCGCGCCACGCCGGGTTGCTTGACCATGGCGCCTCGCTCCCTCGTCGAGGACCCGCCGGGGACGACGGGCGGAGAAACGGATCGGGCGGCGTCGCCCGGGATCAGCATGGCCGACCCCGGGCGACACCGCCCGCTCAGAACGTCTCGGTGACCCGACCCGTCAGCCGACCCGCAGGAACGTGGGGTTGGACTGCCAGATGCTCGTGTACCGCACGCTCTTGCCGGGGACCGGCGCCTCGATCTGCATGCCGTTGCCCGCGTAGATCGCGATGTGGCCGGGGGTCCAGATCAGGTCGCCCGGCTGGGCCTCTGCCCACGACACCGGCGTGCCGGCGTAGAGCTGCTGGGACGAGGTGCGCGGCAGGTTGATGCCGACCTGGGCGAACACGTAGGACGTGAACCCGGAGCAGTCGAACCCGCTCGGCGTGGTGCCGCCCCACACGTAGGGGACGCCGAGGTAGCGCATTGCGATGGAGACCACCGTGGCGCCGCGCTCGGCGGCTGCCCGCTCGGCCTCCTCGGCCTCGATCTGCGCCTGGTACTCGGCGTTCTGCTTGGCCGAGACCACGCTGACCGCCGACTTCTCGACCTTCAGCTCGGCGTCCGCGGACACGGAGATCATGGTCGACGCGGAGACCGACTCGCGGGCCTGGGCGGTCAGGGCGTTGAGGTCCGCGGTGTTGAGCGCGGCCTGGGCGGGCTGACCGGTCAGCTCGGTGCCGACCGTCATCGTGGCCGGCGCCGCCTGGGCGGGCGGGGCGATGAGCGACAGCAGCACGCCGCCGCCGGCGGCCGCGACGACCGCGCCACGGCCGGCGAAGGTGGTGACCTGGTCGCCGGCGACGCGTGCGACGCCTGCCAGGGGGCGGTGGGCGGCGCGGTGCCGGCCCCGTGCGCGCGCGGGCGCTGCCGGTTCGAGGTTGGGCTCCATGAAGGCTGGGACCTTTCTGGTCGGAAGGGGGAAACCACACGCGCGTCCCCGCGGCGGGGAGCGCCGGGCCCGTCGGTGCCGGGTGGCGGCGACGGGGTGCGGCGGTCTACGTCCGGGAGATCCCCAGGGCGTGCAGTGACGGCGGTTCCGCGTCGGCGACGCTCGACGCCGCCCGGTGCTCCTGGTCCACGACCGCGGGCGTCTGGCGGTGCGCGCCACGGTCGGGGAGGGTGGTCAGGAATCCGGGCGACACGAGGACGGGGTCGCATCGCGCCGTCAGGTCGTGCTGGTCGGAGCAGCCGTGAGAACCGTCCCCGAGTGGCTCGGGGGCGGTCTCGACGACGGCTTCCTGGGCTGTTGCCGCGTGCACCTCGGCGTCGTGCGCCTGCGTGACGCCGTGCGCCTGTGTGACGCCGTGCCCGTCCAGGTGAACGTTGCACAGGGCGTGCACGCTCGCGACGGTGAGCACGAGGAACATGACCGTCAGGGCACCCGCAGACCCCGGCCGGGTGCCGGCGAGGTGCGCGCGGAGGTGACGAGTCAGGCCCATGGTGGCCCCAAGAGTAACGGAACGGACAACCCTCTGGTCCATGGTCAGAGTGGGTGAATTCCTACCTCTTGCTCGCGGGCCAGGCGATGTCGCGGTATACCCAGCGATTACGCCCAAAACTCACGTGGTTTTCGGGCGTAATGACTGGGTAGAACGTGACTTCCTGGCCAGCAGCGTCAGGAGCAGCACCTCCAGGGCGATCGTGGCTGCGCCGATCGCCGCGTTGGCGGGCGGGCCCGGCATCATGAACGCGGTGTGCCCCACGAGGAGGCCGCCGGCCAGCCAGATCCGGTGCCGGTCGCTCCAGCCGGGCGCGGCGCTCCAGCGCAGCGTGGCCCCGGCGAGCCCGACGCCGACGAGCGCCGCGGCGGTGAGCAGGACCGCGGGCGGGACGCCGTCGCCGAACAGGGTCTCGGGGCCCAGGCCCGGCGGGATGAGCAAGCCTAGGAAGACGACGGTGCCGGCCCCGGTCGCGCCGGCGACCACCGCGGGCCCGGGCGGGGCCGCCGCCGGTCGCGGTACCGGGACAGCGAGCCGGGGCAGTACCCGCAGCGCCACGACCGCCAGCCCGGCGATGGCCAGGACGAACCCGACCGTCCAGCCCCAGGGGGCCAGGTAGCCAGGGTCCTCGGTGCCGCTGATGACCACGCGCAGGCCCACCACACCCAGCACGGCCAGCAGCCCGACGCCCACGAGGCCCCCGGTGCGCAGGTACGGGCGTCCGCGCCGGCCCGGGAAGAGCAGGTCGGTGAGCAGCACCGGGACCAGCACGCTGAACACCACGTGCACCCCGACCTGGGACGCCCAGTAGCTCCAGTT
Coding sequences within it:
- a CDS encoding AI-2E family transporter yields the protein MTSPSSPDDGAPDSPRPPRWLPRALAMGVVAVFVGIFAWNALGALNGLFVNLLIAFFIALVLEPGTVWLVRRGWRRGLAAAATLLGSLVVVIVLIVLFGNLFVQQLVALAQSVPRLYASVQLFLVERFDVVVPDTQNLLRQALEEFGDDVASGALLVGTTLVGGLLATLTILLVSYYLLAAGPRFRAAVCGWLTPARQQEVLHLWEVTQAKVSDYIGSRVVLAAVSTVVTFAFLAILGTPYSVPLAVFVGVVSQFVPTIGAYLGGALPTMVALTAQGWPQAVGVLAFVIAYQQFENLYLAPKVSARALEMNAAVSLLVVLAFGAVFGVLGAFLALPVAATIQATATTYFRRHELVESHMFRDPDVEV
- a CDS encoding class I SAM-dependent methyltransferase; translated protein: MVKQPGVARIRRHWDRQSVTYDSKMARAEQMFGDTRDWVCRQATGQVLEVAVGTGLNLGLYPAHATLTGMDLSPAMLDRARRHAAELGRAVDLRVGDAQHLEFDDASFDTVVCTFGLCAVPDDGGAVDEMVRVLRPGGLLLLADHVVSTSAPLRMLQAVAELYSVRFQNEHFRRRPILHVRAAGLDVERHDRFTRGVIERLAARKPAAG
- a CDS encoding C40 family peptidase, with product MEPNLEPAAPARARGRHRAAHRPLAGVARVAGDQVTTFAGRGAVVAAAGGGVLLSLIAPPAQAAPATMTVGTELTGQPAQAALNTADLNALTAQARESVSASTMISVSADAELKVEKSAVSVVSAKQNAEYQAQIEAEEAERAAAERGATVVSIAMRYLGVPYVWGGTTPSGFDCSGFTSYVFAQVGINLPRTSSQQLYAGTPVSWAEAQPGDLIWTPGHIAIYAGNGMQIEAPVPGKSVRYTSIWQSNPTFLRVG